The Candidatus Dormiibacterota bacterium genome segment CTCCTCGACCGTCCGCCCCCCGGCCGCCCACCCGGGCAGGTCGGGGATGGTGGCGATGAGGCCGTGGGCCTCGGCGGCGGGCTGGACCACGATGGTGTAGGCGCGCATGGGTGCCTCCTCGACAGCCCCATCCCCCTGGAGAGCCACATGGTGCGCCGATCCGCGCCGGAGTCAAGGACGCGTATCAGGATAGGAAGCTGCGGATCGCCGAGGCGGTGGCGGGGTGGGTCATCACCCCGTAGTGGTTGGCGTCGACCTCGACCACCTGGGCCCCGGGCACGGTGCGCAGGAAGCGGTCGCGGTCGGCTCCGCCGACGACGTGGCCGCCCAGGGAGAGCAGCGGCCGGGTGGCGCGCACCAGCAGCACCGGCATGGCGAGCCTGCCCCACAGCGCGTGGGGATCGCGCCAGCCCCCGTAGGCCATGTCCTCGAGCACCGCCACCGGGTCGGTGCGGGGCCGGACCCCGCTCGCGTCGGTGATGAGCTCATAGCGGAAGGCGCGATCCCAGTACTCGTTCCACGGGCTGACCGCGCCGGTGAGTCGCACCCGCTCCAGGTACTGGTCGGCGGTGCGGCTGGGCCCGGCGAGACGGCGCACCACCCGCAGGATGGCGGTGACCGCGAGCATGTCGGGGAGGCCGAGCCCGTCGACGAGGACGACGCGGCGGATGTCGGCGGGGTCGAGCCCCGCCATCTCCATGGCGACGAAGGCGCCCATCGAGTGCCCGATGACGTCGAACGGGGGCCGGCCCAGCTGAGCGGCGGCGCCGAGCACGTCGCGGGCGTGGCGGCGCCAGCCGTAGGTGCCGGGGGGGCTGACGCTGCTGTGGCCGCGGCCGCGC includes the following:
- a CDS encoding alpha/beta fold hydrolase — its product is MGAPPLTSVERPDRESQEPAALDLLLPSGRLRAHRFGTARGRLAVGIPGISANSRSFDFLGERLGGGRRQLVALDLRGRGHSSVSPPGTYGWRRHARDVLGAAAQLGRPPFDVIGHSMGAFVAMEMAGLDPADIRRVVLVDGLGLPDMLAVTAILRVVRRLAGPSRTADQYLERVRLTGAVSPWNEYWDRAFRYELITDASGVRPRTDPVAVLEDMAYGGWRDPHALWGRLAMPVLLVRATRPLLSLGGHVVGGADRDRFLRTVPGAQVVEVDANHYGVMTHPATASAIRSFLS